In Pseudomonadota bacterium, the sequence CCGCGCGAGCGCAGGGTCGAAGATGGCAGGTTCGCCGGCAACTGTCTGCGAAGCCGTCGTGCTCGCGGCCTCGGTGGACTCCTCCTCACAGAGCGCCGCGGCTTGCTCCGCCTCCTCGGCCTGAGCAGCGAGGAACGGCAGGTCTGCGATTGCGGTGGGTGCACTGTACGGGTCGTCGTCGAACTCCCCCTCGGGTGCGAACTGGATGTCGTCGGCAGGCACGGCGTCGCTGGGGATCGAGGTCGCTTCTGGAATAGGCGTTGCCCCGGCACGCTCTGGGCCGTGTGGTTCCAGAACCGCGACCGGTGCGGCGGCGTCGTGCTCCGCGGACTCCACGGTTGGCGCTTCGATATACTCCGCTTCGGAAACGCCCTGCGGATCCTCTGGCAGCGCCTCCACCTCGTCGGCGGACACTTCGAGCGCCTCGTGTCCGTAGGGTTGCTTGTGCGCGGGCCCGATGATCAGCTCCGGAGGTTGGTCGGAACCGAACAGGGCCGCGCGAACCGCCAGCAGGTGCTCGAAAACCGCCGCGGAGGCCTCTTCGAACTCAAGGCTGTCCAGCACAAGCTCGAAGCGCCCGCCGGAGCGCGAATCCTCGCCCTTGTCGATCGACTCGACGCAGCGGCCGCGACCGCCGAAGGCGAGCATACCGTCCTGCAGCAGAACGCTAAACGCGACGCCGTCGCCTTCGGCAACGGACTCGTGGGATCGCAGCGATATCTGGCCTAGCCGCACCCGCGAAGCATACCCCTCGGCAAGCTCCGAAACGGTCGAGAACTTGGTGTGCACGCTGATGTCAGCGCTCACCGCAATACCTCATGCAATGCCTCATGGTTGCTCCTTCCGGATGCAAATGCCTCATGGTTGCTCCTTCCGGATGCAAACGCCTCATGGTTGCTCCTTCCGGATGCAAACGCCTCATGGTTGCTCCTTTCGGATGCAATGCCTCATGGTTGCTCCTTCTGACCTCCGAAGGCCTGAGTCTGTGGCTCGTCCGAGCTGCCGAGCAATAACTCTACACGGCGCTCGGCCTCGTCGAGCCGATTCGCACCGATTTTCGACAGGCGCACGCCCTCCTCGAACAGAGCCACGGCCTGCTCGAGCGGCGTTTCGCCACGACCGAGCTCGGCGACGACGCGCTCGAGCTTGGACAACACCTGCTCGAAGGACAGCTCGTCGCAGGCAGCCGTTTCTTTATCGTGCACCATGGAGTCCCTGACAGACGATGCCCAATACCGAGCCCGCCTGCAAGCACAGATGCCCCAACGGGTGGAGTTGACCTGGCCTGCCTCGCGACCATAATCGCCCAAACCGTGACGCAGCCGCAGCAGGTGCGCTCGCCGTGCGTGGTGGTGCCTGGCAACTACGACGGTGTCCATCGGGGACATCGGGCCTTGCTGCGCGCCGCTCGCGAGGCCGGCACCGAAGCGCTGCCCGTGGTGGCCCTCACCTTCGACCCGCACCCGGCACGCGTGCTGGCACCGGCGCAGGCGCCTGCTCAGCTGACAACCTTGACGCGGCGCATCGAGCTGCTGAACGGGTGCGGCGCGGACGAGGTGCGCGTGCAGCGGTTCGACCGTGCCTTTGCCTCGCTTGAGCCCGAGCGCTTCGCACGCCAGCTGCTGCGCGATGGGCTAAAGGCACGCTTGGTGGTCGTGGGGCCGGATTTTCGCTTCGGCGCCGGACGCGCAGGAACGGCGGAGGTTCTGCGCGGGCTTGGTGACCGCCTCGGGTTCTCGGTGCTACCCGTGCCCTCGATCCGCGCGCACGGCCTGACCGTATCGTCCAGCGCAATCCGAGACGCCATCGCTCGCAGCGACCTCGCCTTGGCGACGCGCATGCTGGGCAGGCACCACGACGTGACGGGAACGGTGGTCGAGGGCAACAAGCGCGGCCGCGATCTGGGATTCCCAACGGCGAACGTGGTGCCGGAACCGGTGCTGCTGCCCCCCGATGGGGTCTATGCGGTGCTGGCACAGCGCCTGTCGCCAGGGCCCGGTCCGGTGCTCCCAGCGGTGGCGAATCTCGGACTGAGGCCTACGTTCAAGGCGGGCCGCTCGCTCGAGGTGCACCTGCTGGACTTCGACCAAGACCTGTACGGGTGCCCGCTGCGTGTCGCGTTCGTCGAGTATTTGCGTGCCGAGCAGCGCTTTGACGGCGTACAATCCCTGAGGGCGCAAATCCGCAAGGACGTGTTGTCGGCCAGGCAGGTCTTGGGGACCTGAAACCCGGGAGCAGCGACTGTGGACGTGAAGACCATCGAGCAGTGCACGCGAGCCGAGCTGGAGGACGAAGCCAAGCACCTGGGCATCGAGGGCTACCAGCACCTGACTCGCCGCGAGCTCGTGCGGGTGCTGCGCGGACGCCTGCGCGCGGGTCGGCTCCAGACGGCAAGGCAGGCGCTCTGGCACGCCGCACAAGCGCTCGAACGTGGATCGGGTCTGCTCGGACGCTTTTTGCGCAGAGCTGAAGCGACCGCACCCCAGACGAAGGAACCGGACCAGCCGAACCAGCCCGCCGGCATAACGGCAGGGGACAGTGCAGCTCACGGGGTCTTGGAGCAAGCGGCCGTTTCAGATTCGAGCGCGGAACCTTCCCGTCCCACCCAGGCCGTCCCCAACACCGCCCTCGGACCCGCGCCCGCAGCAGAGGACGAATCCACAGCCGAGCAGGGCAACACCGCAGGCGAGCAGGGCGAATCCACAGCCAAGCAGCGCGAATCCGCAGGCGAGCGGCCGGCCGCAGCGCGGGACGAGGTCCGCTGCGAGCGGCAAGGAGACGAGCTGCACATCCGGTGGGACGTAAGCCCGAGTGGGCTGACGCGGGCGGAGGCCGTGCTTGGAGCAACCGGCGAACTCACGCTGCGCCTCATCGCGGTGGCCCCCGATCCAAGCGAGGTGCTGCGCACCGACGTCACGGATCAGCGCCCGATCGAGCGCTCGGGCCGCTGGTCGACCCCGGCGCTTGACCCCGGCAGCCGTGGGCTCGCCGCCGTGGGTCTGCTAGCCCAGGGCCGGTTCGTGGCGATCTCGCACGCGAAGACCCCATAGGGCCGCAAAAAGCCTGCCGAGCTTGCGGGTCGCCGCGGCCCGACGCAACGCGCTGCGGTTGCGACCGATACCTGCTTCAGTGAGCTGCGAGTCCACGATGACTTGTCGCATATGCGCTCTGGCGCTCCTGATCGTGGTGCCTGGCTGCAGCGGACGAGGCCCCGATCTGGCTCGCTGGCTGCCGGAATGCCGCCTCGTGCTGCTGGCAACGCACCGGGCGCGCACCGGTAATCGGTTGGCCGTGCGGGGTCGCTGGCAGGGGCGGCTGGACTTGCGCTGGCGCCTGCGGTCGTATCGCGGCTCGGCGGGGGAGCCTGCGACCATGCCCGGCTCCTCAGCGGCGGCTGGCCGCGTCCGGGCGAGCGGAACCGCGCCCTGTACGCATCGGGCTCTGTGCGACCTCGAGCAGTCCACTCGCCAAGACGCCCTGGCTCAGCTGGCCACGCTAGTAGCAGGAGAACATGACCCATGAACACAACGCACGTTCGCAAGCCGACTCCAAACCGGATCAGCAAGCAGATCAGCAAGGCGGCGCGTTGCAGGTTGATCTGCCTTGCCTTGCTGTGGGTGCTGATCGGCGCCTTGCCCTGTTGCGCTGCGTTCGCGCAGGACCGCCGCGTGCGTTACGGCCATGGCCCGGACGAGCGCGCTGGGGACGGCCGGCCGGTCGTCGATCGCGCGCGGCAGGGGCGCGAGCAGGAAGAGCGGCGACCGAGCAGGATCAAGGCGCACGCTTCCCCCCGGCGCGAACCGGCGCTGACGCGGGCAGCGCTGGTCCGAGGCTTGCGACGCTACCGAAACGAGCCCAGCGTGAGCGAGGTGGTGCATGCGGCGCTCGCCGCCAAAGCGAAGCAGCGGCCGTCGCCCAAGGCGCTCTCAAGCCGGGCGCGCAGATCGGGATGGCTGCCCAGCGTGCGCTTGAGCGCCCGGCGAGGCCAGGGTTGGGATCTGTACGAATCGCAGTCCGGCACGACCACAAGCCGGCTATCCACCGATGACAACCTGACCCTCGAGGCCGCGCTGACCTTCGATCTCGCGCGCCTGGTTTATGCGCGTGACGAGGTGGCGTTGATGCGGGAACAGCGTGCCTGGCTCGACAGCCGGGCTGCGCTGATGCGACAG encodes:
- the xseB gene encoding exodeoxyribonuclease VII small subunit; protein product: MVHDKETAACDELSFEQVLSKLERVVAELGRGETPLEQAVALFEEGVRLSKIGANRLDEAERRVELLLGSSDEPQTQAFGGQKEQP
- a CDS encoding bifunctional riboflavin kinase/FAD synthetase produces the protein MTQPQQVRSPCVVVPGNYDGVHRGHRALLRAAREAGTEALPVVALTFDPHPARVLAPAQAPAQLTTLTRRIELLNGCGADEVRVQRFDRAFASLEPERFARQLLRDGLKARLVVVGPDFRFGAGRAGTAEVLRGLGDRLGFSVLPVPSIRAHGLTVSSSAIRDAIARSDLALATRMLGRHHDVTGTVVEGNKRGRDLGFPTANVVPEPVLLPPDGVYAVLAQRLSPGPGPVLPAVANLGLRPTFKAGRSLEVHLLDFDQDLYGCPLRVAFVEYLRAEQRFDGVQSLRAQIRKDVLSARQVLGT